From the Blastomonas fulva genome, one window contains:
- a CDS encoding DUF7146 domain-containing protein has product MLIALKPTQETIDIVAALKGRWHGSYAMCVCPAHADRTPSLSVRQGERGILVHCFAGCRSEDVLREIGRTRPILHSPPPTYSPEGTAPNVRRIWDQGIEIRGTLGEVYLRSRRLSVDLPDLRFHPRCPFGRKPETTFRPALLVAVRTGHKLTALQRIRLTDDGTWHDGKFMLGKPGQGAWAPQFEGNVLAIAEGMEDAASYAQIKGVPCWAALGNERLALINVPDHVGTLYIASDNDDPGRCAAMAAVGSHNIPERQIIRDPPPRRFHDWAQVQSQIS; this is encoded by the coding sequence ATGTTGATTGCGCTCAAACCCACCCAGGAGACCATCGACATCGTTGCTGCACTGAAGGGCCGTTGGCACGGTTCCTACGCGATGTGCGTCTGCCCCGCGCACGCAGACAGAACCCCTTCCCTTTCTGTCCGGCAGGGCGAGCGGGGTATTCTGGTTCATTGTTTCGCGGGCTGCCGCAGCGAGGATGTCCTGCGCGAAATCGGTCGGACCAGACCGATCCTGCACTCCCCTCCCCCGACTTACAGTCCAGAAGGAACTGCGCCCAATGTCAGAAGGATCTGGGATCAGGGCATAGAAATCCGGGGAACGCTCGGCGAAGTCTACCTTCGATCGAGGCGACTGTCAGTCGATCTCCCCGACTTACGCTTTCATCCAAGGTGCCCGTTCGGCCGCAAGCCCGAAACCACCTTCCGGCCCGCGTTGCTGGTCGCTGTCCGAACTGGGCACAAATTGACGGCTCTCCAGCGGATCAGGCTGACGGACGACGGAACATGGCATGATGGCAAGTTCATGCTCGGCAAACCCGGACAGGGCGCTTGGGCTCCACAGTTCGAAGGCAACGTGCTCGCCATTGCTGAGGGCATGGAGGATGCGGCAAGCTATGCTCAGATCAAAGGAGTCCCGTGCTGGGCAGCACTCGGGAATGAGCGTCTCGCGCTAATCAACGTTCCAGACCATGTTGGCACCCTTTACATAGCCTCGGACAACGATGATCCAGGCCGATGCGCTGCAATGGCGGCAGTTGGATCACACAACATACCAGAAAGGCAGATCATTCGTGATCCACCGCCAAGGCGTTTCCACGACTGGGCGCAGGTTCAAAGCCAGATCAGTTAA
- a CDS encoding lytic transglycosylase domain-containing protein: MKNLLFFLVALTPTPSSAREAILDVFSPEAKPDFAVLAPQLRGKVDLEQSVEPPPALVDAFSPELNGDFELIPHSFTINPYAARPAVPSWMRAGASFMGPASSPSRPVQDDPLCQSRSFFPRYGISRDAQARRTAYFNLIVDVACAAGVPVVLFDALLAQESRYRPFARSSAGAMGMAQLMPGTAQYLRVSDPWDVRQNLVGGARYLREQLDRFGTWELALAAYNAGPGRVDQFGGIPPFRETRNYVRTIMGSIGNPNSTGGVSLASAALPAPNPFRRVMLASFEGRSDVPEH, translated from the coding sequence ATGAAAAATCTTCTATTTTTCCTGGTTGCTTTGACGCCGACGCCATCGTCGGCGCGCGAAGCCATTCTCGACGTGTTTTCGCCAGAGGCAAAACCGGACTTCGCTGTGCTCGCCCCACAGTTGCGCGGGAAGGTCGATCTCGAGCAATCAGTGGAACCGCCTCCGGCTCTAGTGGATGCGTTTTCACCAGAGTTGAACGGCGACTTTGAGTTGATCCCGCACAGCTTCACGATCAATCCCTATGCCGCGCGTCCCGCTGTTCCTTCGTGGATGCGGGCAGGTGCATCATTCATGGGCCCTGCTTCTTCACCTTCCCGCCCTGTGCAGGATGACCCACTCTGCCAGTCCCGCAGCTTCTTCCCGCGATATGGTATCAGCAGGGATGCCCAGGCTCGCCGGACAGCCTATTTCAACCTGATCGTCGACGTCGCTTGTGCTGCCGGCGTGCCCGTTGTTCTGTTTGACGCCTTGCTGGCGCAGGAAAGCAGATATCGTCCCTTCGCCCGAAGCAGTGCCGGTGCGATGGGCATGGCGCAGCTGATGCCCGGTACGGCTCAGTATCTGCGTGTCAGCGATCCTTGGGATGTTCGGCAAAACCTTGTCGGCGGTGCGCGGTATCTGCGCGAGCAGCTGGATCGCTTCGGGACATGGGAGCTTGCACTGGCTGCCTACAATGCAGGCCCGGGACGCGTTGACCAGTTTGGCGGTATCCCGCCGTTTCGTGAGACCCGCAACTATGTGCGCACGATCATGGGTTCGATCGGCAATCCGAATTCGACCGGCGGCGTGTCGCTTGCCTCGGCAGCACTTCCCGCGCCCAATCCGTTTCGCCGGGTGATGCTTGCCTCGTTCGAAGGACGATCAGACGTTCCAGAACACTGA